A region of Bombilactobacillus folatiphilus DNA encodes the following proteins:
- the cas2 gene encoding CRISPR-associated endonuclease Cas2: MRLMIMFDLPMETTAEKREYRQFRKKLINEGFLMIQYSVYERVCVTRQTATFLENRVRQFLPRGGVVQSLMVTEKQYNDMHFLVGKPIKDVRNTSDRTVIL; the protein is encoded by the coding sequence ATGCGCTTAATGATAATGTTTGATTTGCCAATGGAGACCACTGCCGAAAAAAGAGAGTACCGCCAATTTCGGAAAAAATTAATTAATGAGGGTTTCTTGATGATTCAATATTCTGTTTATGAGCGCGTGTGTGTAACACGCCAAACTGCAACTTTCCTAGAAAATCGCGTTCGGCAGTTTTTGCCTCGAGGTGGTGTAGTTCAATCACTAATGGTAACTGAAAAACAATATAACGATATGCATTTTTTAGTTGGTAAGCCAATTAAAGATGTGCGTAATACATCCGATCGGACGGTGATTTTATGA
- a CDS encoding MBL fold metallo-hydrolase, producing MEQSNSFLQNYGVKRLNIFLTHSHHDHIDGITFLLNHFQCQLYVSALEWSIWSHKPDLVEQNVTKFKHAQVLKFDDVRLKCLLTPGHTQGSSCFMVNDRYLLSGDTLFIEGCGLCGDYPQSDGEMFTSLQQIKTLADDL from the coding sequence GTGGAACAGTCTAATTCGTTTTTACAAAATTATGGTGTGAAACGCTTGAACATTTTTTTGACGCACAGCCATCATGATCATATTGATGGTATAACTTTTTTGTTGAATCATTTTCAGTGTCAACTCTATGTGTCAGCGTTAGAATGGTCCATTTGGTCCCATAAGCCCGATTTGGTTGAACAAAATGTAACTAAATTCAAGCATGCACAAGTTTTAAAATTTGATGATGTGCGATTAAAATGTCTATTGACACCAGGTCATACGCAAGGCTCAAGTTGTTTTATGGTCAACGATCGGTATCTCTTGTCGGGAGATACGCTATTTATTGAGGGTTGTGGTCTTTGTGGCGATTATCCTCAATCTGACGGCGAAATGTTTACCTCGTTACAACAAATAAAAACTTTGGCAGATGACTTATAG
- the cas1 gene encoding type II CRISPR-associated endonuclease Cas1, which translates to MAWRSVIITQHAKLTYSMNMMIVQTRDGINQIPIADIKLLLVSTSQAVITSALISKLAQSQTKVIFVDEHYQPVSETMDYYPGSRNLQKLRQQFGWDLQRQKILWTKIVNAKIKNQIAVLDNYQIDSCKLQTELDALELDDVTNREAVVARKYLKYFMMLFGHQFVRRSVEAINAALDYGYGILLASFDREIAVNGYLTYLGIHHHSEENEFNLGSDLMEPFRPIVDYWMKDHDQISEFTPDIKYGLVELLSLEIQFNGQTTLLTNAITTYTRNCFRFLNGETDEIKMEMSVTNEVPNNALNDNV; encoded by the coding sequence ATGGCATGGCGATCGGTTATTATTACGCAACATGCAAAGTTAACTTATTCAATGAACATGATGATTGTACAAACACGTGATGGGATTAATCAGATTCCCATTGCAGATATTAAGTTATTGTTGGTGTCGACATCACAAGCGGTGATTACTAGTGCTTTAATTAGCAAGTTAGCGCAGAGTCAAACAAAAGTTATTTTTGTAGACGAGCATTATCAGCCAGTATCGGAAACAATGGATTATTATCCAGGCAGTCGTAATTTACAGAAATTGCGCCAACAATTTGGTTGGGACTTACAGCGTCAAAAAATTTTATGGACCAAAATTGTGAATGCGAAAATCAAAAATCAAATTGCAGTTTTAGATAATTACCAAATAGATTCTTGTAAACTGCAGACAGAGTTAGACGCTTTAGAATTAGATGATGTAACTAATCGAGAAGCAGTTGTCGCGCGAAAATATTTAAAATATTTTATGATGTTATTTGGTCACCAATTTGTCCGTCGCAGCGTAGAGGCGATCAATGCAGCTTTAGATTATGGCTATGGCATATTATTGGCCAGTTTTGATCGGGAGATTGCAGTTAATGGTTACTTAACTTATTTGGGAATCCATCACCATTCAGAAGAAAACGAATTTAATTTAGGTTCTGACTTAATGGAACCGTTTCGACCAATTGTGGATTATTGGATGAAAGATCATGATCAAATTTCAGAGTTTACGCCTGATATTAAATATGGTTTGGTAGAACTTTTAAGTTTAGAAATTCAGTTCAATGGGCAAACAACGTTATTAACTAACGCGATTACGACTTATACAAGAAATTGTTTTCGTTTTTTGAATGGAGAAACAGATGAAATTAAAATGGAAATGAGTGTGACAAATGAGGTACCGAATAATGCGCTTAATGATAATGTTTGA
- a CDS encoding PTS sugar transporter subunit IIA: MKFLRSRNVNSLKVAAPIAGRCVSLTKVHDEVFAHKMMGEGFAIQPLETENIIVAPVTGKVVALPTSKHAVGIKVARFNLEILIHIGLNTVSLKGQGFQALAKVNSYVKQGMPLIQFDNELMKQKQLDMTTMVIFTEGYAHPINLGKLADSAVKSGQVLLQAE; the protein is encoded by the coding sequence TTGAAATTTTTGAGAAGTCGAAATGTTAACAGCCTTAAGGTTGCGGCACCGATTGCTGGTCGTTGTGTATCTTTGACCAAAGTTCATGATGAAGTTTTTGCACATAAAATGATGGGGGAGGGTTTTGCCATTCAACCTTTGGAAACAGAAAACATTATTGTGGCACCAGTCACGGGCAAAGTTGTGGCTTTGCCCACTTCCAAACATGCAGTTGGGATTAAAGTAGCGCGGTTTAATTTAGAAATATTGATTCATATTGGCTTAAACACTGTTTCATTGAAAGGGCAGGGTTTTCAAGCTTTAGCTAAAGTTAATAGTTATGTTAAACAAGGCATGCCTTTAATTCAATTTGACAATGAATTAATGAAGCAAAAGCAATTAGATATGACTACAATGGTGATTTTCACTGAGGGATACGCTCACCCTATCAATTTAGGAAAATTAGCCGATTCTGCCGTAAAAAGCGGTCAGGTATTGTTACAAGCGGAATAA
- the csn2 gene encoding type II-A CRISPR-associated protein Csn2 yields the protein MILSYLTHKKWQWQTKGIKLIATNSSIAYRDLVQGFQSQKDSLLCTSDHYEQLEISKTFDFVGDLLLSGDVTKKYLAHIVKSYITNLDEDNRNKIMIAFHHLEATVQVEATVQDSLLLEDLPLEIDFDEDLRKSLKMLNVHLDQQMLLDPCAITKTVLKIHEICHLKTIPVVCNLANYLELQELSEINQLVNELNLTFIVLEFVTPDLLKVPLGVQFYYIDEDLVDWY from the coding sequence ATGATTTTGTCCTATTTAACGCACAAAAAGTGGCAATGGCAGACTAAAGGAATTAAGTTGATCGCCACTAATAGTTCAATTGCTTATCGGGACTTAGTACAGGGATTTCAGAGTCAAAAAGATAGTTTGCTGTGTACCAGTGATCATTATGAGCAATTAGAGATTAGCAAAACGTTTGATTTTGTGGGTGATTTGTTATTAAGTGGTGACGTTACCAAAAAATATCTTGCACATATTGTCAAGAGTTATATCACTAACCTGGATGAAGACAATCGTAATAAAATTATGATTGCTTTCCATCATTTAGAGGCTACTGTACAGGTAGAGGCTACTGTACAGGATTCGTTATTGTTAGAAGACTTGCCCTTGGAAATAGATTTTGATGAAGATCTAAGGAAATCTTTAAAAATGTTGAATGTACATTTAGATCAGCAGATGTTGCTTGATCCGTGTGCTATAACGAAAACAGTTCTAAAGATTCATGAGATTTGTCATCTCAAAACAATTCCTGTAGTTTGTAATCTCGCTAATTACTTAGAATTACAGGAACTGTCTGAAATCAATCAATTAGTTAATGAATTAAATTTAACTTTCATTGTTTTAGAGTTTGTGACTCCTGATTTGCTAAAGGTCCCACTAGGAGTGCAATTCTATTACATTGATGAAGATCTTGTTGATTGGTATTAA
- a CDS encoding peptide cleavage/export ABC transporter: MLNIKRIYTPQVDEQDCGVAALAMILKNYGSRVSLAQLRMYTKTTTAGTTAFGIKKAAEQFHLDVQAVQADLALFQTKQVPYPFIAHVVKKGNLEHYYVVLKANKHHIAIADPNSAVKIVKMDYQQFAQEWTGVALFFQPTADYHPVQNQQRESLLQFIPVIFKQKRLLAKIILAALIVTIISILGSYFVQSLIDTYIPQQLVNTLSIIAIGLLVAYVFQAVFSYIQNCLLAVLGQHLSVDILLDYVRHLFELPMSFFATRKTGDVISRFNDASKITDALASSIISIGLDLTIVLLTGVVLTIQNRLLFIITLLVLPVYMVIIWSFNKPFVKLNQKQMESNSQLNSTIIEDLHGMETIKSLSSEHQSYQKIDHEFSDVLEKSLKYIKADQLQQALKLFVQLGLSVVILWVGAILVVHKVLTVGQLMTFNALLTYFTNPLQNIINLQPKIKSAQVANNRLNEIYLVESEFKQSRPLQDPTLLQGDITFNNVSYHYGYGADVVRDVSLTIPAQTKLTIVGMSGSGKSTLVKLLVDFFTPTQGQILINGHQLTAIDKMTLRQQIVYVPQEPYIFSGTILENLQLGNRSGVQLADVRQACQIAQIQMEIEQLPLQYETKLDENGDMLSGGQKQRLTIARALLSPAQVLIFDESTSGLDAITEAKLVQALLCLPQTVIFIAHRLAIAQKTNNIVVLKQGKLIEQGTHQALVAQQGEYYRLLKATGSGL, from the coding sequence GAAAACTACGACGGCTGGTACCACTGCTTTTGGAATAAAAAAAGCAGCCGAACAATTTCACTTGGATGTTCAAGCTGTTCAAGCGGACCTGGCCTTATTTCAAACTAAACAAGTTCCATACCCCTTTATCGCACATGTTGTGAAAAAAGGTAATTTAGAACATTATTATGTAGTGCTAAAGGCTAATAAACATCATATTGCCATTGCGGATCCGAATTCAGCCGTTAAAATAGTAAAAATGGATTATCAACAATTTGCACAAGAATGGACAGGGGTGGCTTTATTTTTTCAACCAACAGCCGATTATCACCCTGTTCAGAATCAGCAGCGAGAATCTTTGTTACAATTTATTCCCGTTATTTTTAAGCAAAAACGGCTTTTAGCTAAAATTATCTTAGCGGCTTTGATTGTCACCATCATTAGTATCCTAGGTTCTTATTTTGTGCAGAGTTTGATTGATACATACATTCCTCAGCAACTGGTTAACACTTTGTCCATTATTGCAATAGGCTTATTAGTAGCCTACGTTTTCCAAGCAGTGTTTTCTTATATCCAAAATTGCTTGTTAGCTGTTTTGGGGCAACATTTATCTGTTGATATTTTGTTGGATTATGTGCGCCATTTGTTTGAATTGCCCATGTCCTTTTTTGCCACTCGGAAGACTGGTGATGTAATTTCGCGCTTTAACGATGCTAGTAAAATTACCGATGCTTTAGCGAGTTCCATTATTTCGATTGGATTAGATTTGACAATTGTTTTATTGACGGGCGTCGTATTAACAATCCAAAACCGGCTATTATTTATCATTACTTTGTTGGTATTACCTGTTTATATGGTAATTATTTGGTCATTTAACAAGCCATTTGTGAAGTTGAATCAAAAGCAAATGGAAAGTAATTCACAATTAAATTCTACAATTATTGAAGATTTGCATGGTATGGAAACCATCAAATCGTTATCCAGCGAACACCAGAGTTATCAAAAAATAGACCACGAATTTAGTGATGTCTTAGAAAAAAGTTTGAAATATATAAAAGCCGACCAATTACAGCAAGCTTTGAAGCTGTTTGTGCAATTAGGATTGAGTGTGGTTATTTTGTGGGTAGGAGCCATCTTGGTTGTGCACAAGGTTTTAACGGTGGGGCAATTGATGACTTTCAATGCTTTGTTAACGTATTTTACGAACCCGTTGCAAAATATCATTAATTTGCAACCGAAAATCAAAAGTGCTCAAGTAGCTAATAATCGTCTCAATGAGATTTATTTAGTGGAATCTGAGTTTAAGCAATCACGCCCGCTTCAAGATCCCACATTATTACAAGGTGATATTACTTTTAACAATGTTAGTTACCATTATGGCTATGGTGCAGATGTAGTTCGTGATGTTTCTTTAACGATTCCTGCACAGACCAAATTGACGATTGTGGGTATGAGTGGCTCAGGTAAGTCCACTTTAGTCAAATTGTTGGTGGATTTTTTTACACCAACACAGGGTCAAATTTTGATTAACGGGCACCAGCTTACGGCAATTGATAAAATGACTTTACGGCAGCAGATTGTTTATGTACCGCAGGAGCCATATATTTTTTCAGGTACCATTTTAGAAAATCTCCAGCTTGGTAATCGATCGGGCGTACAATTAGCTGATGTTCGACAAGCTTGCCAAATTGCACAAATTCAAATGGAAATTGAGCAGCTGCCTTTACAATATGAAACCAAATTAGATGAAAACGGTGATATGTTATCGGGCGGGCAAAAACAACGGTTAACAATTGCGCGTGCATTACTGTCGCCAGCGCAAGTTTTGATTTTTGATGAATCAACGAGTGGTTTGGATGCTATCACGGAAGCCAAATTAGTCCAAGCGTTGCTGTGTTTGCCTCAAACTGTGATTTTTATTGCCCATCGACTAGCGATTGCTCAAAAAACGAATAATATTGTGGTCCTAAAACAGGGCAAACTCATTGAACAAGGAACACACCAAGCATTGGTAGCACAGCAAGGTGAGTATTATCGTTTGTTGAAGGCTACAGGATCAGGATTATAA
- the cas9 gene encoding type II CRISPR RNA-guided endonuclease Cas9 (Cas9, originally named Csn1, is the large, multifunctional signature protein of type II CRISPR/Cas systems. It is well known even to general audiences because its RNA-guided endonuclease activity has made it a popular tool for custom editing of eukaryotic genomes.) has product MCLDIGTNSCGFAAMDMKNQLLHLQGKTAIGARLFEEGKSAAERRGFRTTRRRLKRRKWRLRLLEEFFDDEMSQVDPYFFARMRESGLSPLDHQKTAQAIVFPTPNEDHAFYCDYPTIYHLRKALMTQDKKFDLRLVYLAIHHIVKYRGNFLQKDGVDNFNASKIEVGKVLKKLNYFFAEINPDHPIQLAIQNSAEIEAVLRDVKKSKTDKVKSIGELLVSDSNHDKNTKAIASQIAKAIMGYKTQFETILSQEIDSDSKSEWQFKLSDSDADDKLAAITDQVDETGQEIIEVIQSLFGAITLSGIVDEGKSLSESMVRKYDDHKKDLKLLKQVIKQHPDRDKAQNLQLAYDLYVNNRHGQLLKAKNKFSAKKVMSKEEFYKTIEKNLDDSSEVNAILEKIALDTFMPKQRTSANGVIPFQLHQIELDQIIKNQSKYYPFLAQRNPIIEHQKQAAYKLDELIRFRVPYYVGPMITKENQIKTSGTEFAWMIRNQNDPKPNEAITPWNFDEKVDRMATANQFIKRMTTKDTYLLGEDVLPANSLLYQKFTVLNELNNLRVNGQHLKAATKQDVYENLFKQNKTVSKKCLNAYLCQSYQMASVKIEGLADEHKFNSSLKTYNQFKKFIPLSILDNADYQADLEKIIEWSTIFEDRHIYQAKLEQAQTEQISWLTGKQIGCLLKLRHQGWGSLSYKLLINLHDDNGQNIIERLWDSQLNFMQIVKEPAFKSVIDQANSSLVKDNQENAVEDVLADAYTSPANKKAIRQVVKVVADIVKAAGGKIPAKFAIEFTREPQKNPQLSKQRGKQLKEAYKEIANQLVEQGVKDELDSAIQSKQLVRDKYYLYFMQGGRDAYTGQTINIDDITTKYQIDHILPQSFIKDDSLNNRVLTASALNNAKSDDVPFKHFANKLVPDLKISVSEMWKQWQKAGMISKFKLNNLQLDPDNLDKYKRAGFVNRQLVETSQVIKLVTIILQTKYPEAEIITVKASYNHALRKRLDLYKSREVNDYHHAIDAYLSAICGNYLYQMYPNLRQFFVYGKFKKMNADSDRNHAAIKELNNFNFIGLLLQKDRPGHSTVEKIYRPHTDELLFEKHPDIFDPLRHAYSFKHMLISRETYTQDQEMFGMTLYPRLERDTKKTRTLVPKSKNLDPNIYGGYSSNTNAYLAIIKINKASESTYKVVSVPMRILGKLNQTQNVIEHDNLLKEYLAPTILDKRGVRDFSIVKGKVHYKQVVWDGNRKYMLGSATYLYNAKQLTLSTEAMRVVTGDFKTNDDESLLLDQVFDEILTKVDQYLPLFDVGKAREKLHHGRTKFYDLSVIDKKYVVHQLLIGLHDNPAQGDTLKIGFSNGMKLGLMKLGSGITLSPNTKLIYRSPTGLFEKRIKITDL; this is encoded by the coding sequence GTGTGCTTAGATATTGGAACTAATTCTTGTGGTTTTGCAGCCATGGATATGAAAAATCAATTACTACATCTTCAAGGCAAAACTGCGATTGGTGCGCGGTTGTTTGAAGAAGGAAAATCTGCTGCTGAACGACGCGGTTTTCGTACGACGCGTCGTCGTCTGAAACGGCGAAAATGGCGTTTGCGCTTATTAGAAGAATTTTTTGATGATGAGATGTCTCAAGTTGATCCGTATTTCTTTGCCCGAATGCGCGAGTCGGGCTTATCACCTTTGGATCATCAAAAAACTGCGCAAGCAATTGTTTTCCCTACTCCCAATGAAGATCATGCTTTTTATTGCGATTATCCAACCATCTACCATTTACGAAAAGCTTTAATGACTCAAGATAAAAAATTTGATTTACGTTTGGTATATTTAGCAATTCATCACATTGTTAAGTATCGTGGGAACTTTTTACAGAAGGATGGTGTTGATAATTTTAACGCTTCCAAAATCGAAGTTGGTAAAGTTTTAAAAAAGCTCAATTATTTTTTTGCTGAAATCAATCCAGATCATCCAATCCAATTAGCTATTCAAAATTCTGCCGAGATTGAAGCTGTTTTGCGTGATGTCAAAAAATCTAAAACTGATAAAGTTAAAAGCATTGGTGAATTATTGGTTTCTGATTCCAATCATGATAAAAATACGAAAGCCATTGCGAGTCAAATTGCGAAAGCTATTATGGGTTATAAAACACAATTTGAAACTATTTTATCGCAAGAGATTGATTCTGATAGTAAAAGTGAATGGCAGTTTAAATTAAGTGATTCAGATGCCGATGATAAATTAGCGGCAATTACGGATCAGGTTGATGAAACTGGTCAAGAAATTATTGAAGTTATTCAATCATTATTTGGTGCAATTACGCTGAGTGGAATTGTGGATGAAGGTAAAAGTTTATCCGAGTCAATGGTTCGTAAATATGATGATCATAAAAAAGATTTAAAGTTATTGAAACAAGTTATTAAGCAGCATCCCGATCGCGATAAAGCTCAAAACTTGCAACTAGCTTATGATTTGTATGTTAATAATCGCCATGGGCAACTGCTAAAAGCTAAAAATAAGTTCAGTGCTAAAAAAGTTATGAGTAAAGAAGAATTTTATAAAACGATTGAGAAGAATTTAGATGATTCTTCTGAAGTTAATGCAATTCTAGAGAAAATAGCTTTGGATACATTTATGCCGAAGCAAAGAACCAGTGCCAATGGTGTGATTCCTTTTCAACTTCACCAAATTGAATTAGATCAAATCATTAAAAATCAGAGTAAATATTATCCATTTTTAGCGCAGCGTAATCCTATCATTGAACATCAAAAGCAAGCCGCTTATAAGCTTGATGAATTAATTCGTTTCAGAGTGCCATATTATGTAGGACCAATGATTACAAAAGAAAACCAAATTAAAACTTCAGGGACTGAGTTTGCGTGGATGATCCGTAATCAAAATGACCCTAAGCCTAATGAAGCTATTACACCTTGGAATTTTGATGAAAAAGTCGATCGGATGGCAACGGCTAATCAATTCATTAAGCGGATGACCACGAAGGATACTTATTTGTTGGGTGAAGACGTTTTGCCGGCGAATAGTTTGCTATATCAAAAATTTACAGTTTTAAATGAGCTAAATAACCTTCGAGTTAACGGTCAACATTTAAAAGCAGCTACAAAACAAGATGTTTATGAGAATCTGTTTAAGCAAAACAAGACTGTTTCTAAAAAATGTTTGAATGCGTATTTATGTCAAAGCTATCAAATGGCGAGTGTGAAAATCGAGGGTCTGGCTGATGAACATAAATTCAATTCCAGTTTAAAAACATATAATCAATTTAAAAAGTTTATTCCACTATCTATTTTGGATAATGCTGACTATCAAGCTGATTTAGAGAAAATCATTGAGTGGTCCACAATTTTTGAGGATCGTCATATTTATCAAGCTAAATTGGAACAAGCCCAGACTGAACAAATTTCTTGGTTGACTGGTAAGCAAATTGGTTGCTTACTGAAATTACGCCATCAGGGTTGGGGAAGCTTGTCGTATAAATTGTTGATCAATTTGCATGATGATAATGGTCAGAACATTATCGAACGGTTATGGGATAGTCAATTGAATTTTATGCAAATTGTCAAAGAACCTGCTTTTAAATCGGTAATTGATCAAGCCAATTCATCTTTAGTTAAAGATAACCAAGAAAATGCGGTAGAAGATGTGCTGGCAGATGCTTACACCTCACCTGCTAATAAAAAAGCCATTCGCCAAGTAGTGAAGGTAGTTGCCGATATTGTTAAAGCAGCAGGCGGGAAAATTCCAGCAAAATTTGCCATTGAGTTTACTCGCGAACCGCAAAAAAATCCGCAATTGTCTAAGCAGCGAGGCAAACAATTAAAAGAAGCTTATAAAGAAATTGCTAATCAATTAGTTGAGCAAGGTGTTAAGGATGAATTAGATTCAGCTATCCAGAGCAAGCAATTAGTTAGAGACAAATATTATCTATACTTTATGCAGGGTGGACGCGATGCGTATACTGGTCAGACTATCAATATTGATGACATTACTACTAAATACCAAATTGATCACATTTTGCCACAATCTTTTATTAAGGATGACTCTTTGAATAATCGTGTTCTAACAGCTTCTGCACTAAACAATGCTAAATCTGATGATGTTCCGTTCAAGCATTTTGCCAATAAGCTAGTCCCTGATTTAAAGATCAGTGTATCTGAAATGTGGAAACAATGGCAAAAAGCGGGGATGATTAGCAAGTTTAAATTAAATAACTTACAATTAGATCCCGATAATTTGGATAAGTATAAACGTGCAGGTTTTGTTAATCGCCAATTGGTCGAAACAAGTCAAGTAATTAAATTGGTAACGATTATTTTGCAGACCAAATATCCTGAAGCGGAAATTATTACTGTTAAAGCTAGTTATAATCATGCTTTGAGGAAACGATTAGATTTGTATAAAAGTCGAGAGGTTAACGACTATCATCATGCAATCGATGCATATTTGTCGGCAATTTGTGGTAATTATCTATATCAAATGTATCCTAATTTGCGCCAATTTTTTGTCTACGGAAAATTCAAAAAGATGAATGCCGATTCTGATAGAAATCATGCTGCTATCAAGGAACTCAATAATTTTAATTTTATTGGTTTACTGTTGCAAAAAGATCGACCAGGTCATTCAACTGTTGAGAAAATCTATCGTCCACATACTGATGAGTTACTTTTTGAAAAACATCCGGATATTTTTGATCCGTTGCGGCACGCTTATAGTTTTAAGCATATGTTGATTTCTAGAGAAACTTATACGCAAGATCAAGAAATGTTTGGCATGACACTTTATCCTAGATTGGAACGCGATACTAAGAAGACTAGAACGTTAGTTCCTAAGTCTAAGAACTTGGATCCAAACATTTACGGTGGTTATTCTAGTAATACAAATGCTTATCTGGCGATTATAAAGATTAACAAAGCCAGCGAATCAACCTATAAAGTGGTTAGTGTGCCTATGCGTATTTTAGGTAAATTAAATCAAACCCAAAATGTTATCGAACATGATAACTTATTAAAAGAATATCTAGCGCCAACAATTTTAGATAAACGTGGGGTTAGAGATTTTTCAATTGTCAAAGGGAAAGTTCATTACAAACAAGTCGTTTGGGATGGCAATCGGAAATATATGTTAGGATCGGCAACTTATCTTTATAACGCCAAACAATTAACATTATCAACTGAAGCTATGCGTGTGGTAACGGGTGATTTTAAGACTAATGATGACGAATCTTTATTGTTAGACCAGGTTTTTGATGAAATCTTAACCAAAGTTGATCAATATTTGCCACTCTTTGATGTTGGAAAAGCACGTGAAAAATTGCACCACGGTCGAACTAAATTTTATGATTTGTCTGTTATTGACAAAAAATATGTTGTTCATCAATTACTCATTGGTTTACATGACAATCCGGCCCAAGGTGATACACTTAAGATTGGTTTTAGTAATGGTATGAAATTGGGATTGATGAAATTAGGTTCAGGTATTACTTTGTCTCCGAATACTAAATTAATTTATCGATCTCCAACGGGATTGTTCGAAAAGCGGATCAAAATTACTGATTTGTAA
- a CDS encoding alpha/beta fold hydrolase, translating to MIFHHKLTTKAGTFSYISTQKLTSPHINLLFFTAMGIGCSYFDFYGLVNELPQTINCLCVDLLGSGSSSQPHNLKRNSQNIVQEITIFLNQLPLNEVYLCCHSFSSLYLLATLHQATLNTNIKGFISIDPTTVEIMKSYTDPFQDSLEESQPRPIDS from the coding sequence ATGATTTTTCACCACAAACTAACAACCAAAGCAGGTACTTTTTCTTATATATCAACGCAAAAATTAACTTCACCACACATCAATTTGCTTTTCTTCACAGCAATGGGAATTGGTTGTTCTTATTTTGATTTTTACGGCCTGGTGAATGAACTTCCGCAAACTATAAACTGCCTCTGTGTAGATTTGTTAGGATCTGGTTCCAGTTCTCAACCGCACAATTTGAAACGTAATTCACAAAATATTGTTCAAGAAATTACAATATTTTTAAATCAATTACCGCTCAACGAAGTTTATCTATGTTGTCATAGCTTTAGTTCTTTGTATTTATTGGCTACCCTCCATCAAGCAACACTGAACACCAATATCAAGGGATTCATTAGCATTGATCCAACCACTGTCGAAATTATGAAATCTTACACTGATCCCTTTCAAGATAGTTTAGAAGAATCCCAGCCCAGACCAATCGACAGTTGA
- a CDS encoding type 1 glutamine amidotransferase, protein MRMNILQHTPNEGPGTILDWAQSRDNEVFIYHPAQFQILPKASETDFLVILGGPMSPNDQLSWIQQERFLIQELLNQNKPIFGVCFGAQQISKTLGYAVVKAPIKEVGWGNVVLQSQAIPKLPTKLDVLHWHEETFVMPQQAKLLFSNQYLANQGFLLGHHVAGLQFHLEPKLLNVREMAINDQQYVQNSIFQQSVTEILEHPVPSVNRQAMFVLLDYLVTQD, encoded by the coding sequence ATGCGCATGAATATTCTGCAACACACGCCTAATGAAGGTCCGGGCACAATTTTAGATTGGGCGCAAAGTAGGGATAATGAAGTATTTATTTATCATCCAGCGCAGTTTCAAATTTTACCGAAAGCTTCAGAAACGGATTTTCTGGTGATTTTGGGTGGTCCCATGAGCCCCAATGATCAATTGTCTTGGATTCAACAAGAACGATTCTTAATTCAGGAATTATTGAACCAAAATAAGCCTATCTTTGGAGTTTGCTTTGGTGCGCAGCAAATTTCCAAAACATTGGGTTATGCCGTGGTGAAAGCACCGATCAAAGAAGTTGGCTGGGGTAACGTTGTATTACAAAGTCAAGCTATTCCTAAATTGCCTACAAAATTAGACGTTTTACATTGGCATGAAGAAACATTTGTGATGCCGCAACAAGCGAAATTGTTGTTTTCTAATCAATATTTAGCTAATCAAGGTTTTTTGTTAGGCCATCATGTGGCGGGATTGCAGTTTCATCTGGAACCTAAGTTGTTAAATGTGCGTGAAATGGCGATTAATGACCAGCAATACGTACAAAATTCAATTTTTCAGCAAAGTGTCACCGAAATTTTGGAGCATCCAGTGCCAAGCGTTAATCGTCAAGCAATGTTTGTACTTCTTGATTATTTGGTTACGCAGGATTAA